The segment AGCGAGTTCTTTGTGGACCCCAGCCCCATCCTGGACTCGACCGGCAACATCGTCCTGTTCTATCTGGTCGGCGGCGCGCCCGGCACGGGCGACCCCGCGAGCTGCCCAGCAGGCCAGACCAGTTGCACCAAGCTGTTCCGCAGCGCCACCGAGGTGCAGGGGAGCGACGGCACCTCCTTCACCGTGGACTCCGGCAACCGCGCCCAGCTCACCATCGCCTCGAACGAAAGCGCCTCGGACCCCGATATCTTCCCGGGCCCCTCCGGCTTCGTCATGTACATTTCCCGCGGCCCCAGCGTGCAGGCCACCACCGCCTCCGACCTGCGCGGCTCCTACACCAACGTGAGCGGCCTGCCCAACGGCCTGCTCGTCCAGGGCGCCGGTGGCATCCCCGCCGGCTACTATGATTCCGCCACCAGCCGCTTCTGGACTTATGTCCACATCCGCCAGGGCAATATCGCCGTGATCCGCCGCGCCCTGCACACCACCCTCTCCAGCCAGCTCAACGAGTCCCAGTTCACGACCGTCGTGGCGGGGGCAACGTATCCTGGGCTCGGGGCCACCTGGCACGTGGAAAGCCCGGGGATCACGAGCAATGTCCCGTAGCCGCCCAGGCAGATCCGCTCAAGATCTCCCCCGGTACAACGCGCCCGAACCTGTCGCCCTCGATCACCCGGCGCTCCGCCCAAGCGGCGCGAGCGCTCGGGATTGACGTCGCAGGCCTGCCCGCTTGACGCCGGAACGCCCGCTGCATAGCATTGCCCGTCAGCCATTCGAACGAGCGTTCGAAAGCAGGGGCCGCCCATGAGCCGCTTCACCGAGGAAGAGCTGAAGCAGAAGGTGCGCGAGGGCTATATCCTCGAGTCGCCCGAGGAAATGACCGAGGGCTATCGCAGGGCCATCATCACCCAGCTAACGGTCCAGGGCGATACCGAGCTGATCAGCGCGCCGGCCTACTGGATGGCGGCGCAGGATGCGCCTTCCATCAATACGCAGGTCTCGGTAGTCGCGATCATCCAGGACGAGCTGGCGCATGCCAACATCGCCTACCGCATCCTGGAGGACATGGGGCTGGACAAGGAGCAGCTCCTGTATGGCCGGGAGCCCCACGAGTTCAAGCACCCGTACGGCTTCGATCAGCCGCTCGAGAACTGGGCTGAGATGGTGGTCGCCAACGGCTTCTTCGATCGCGCCGGCTTCACGCTCTTGAGCGACGTCCACGAGAATACCAGTTACGGGCCCCTGAAGCGCGCACTGGTCAAGGTGGATCTGGAGGAGAACTTCCACCTGCGCCACGGCGAGAACTGGATGAAGCGCCTGGTCAAGCTGGGCGGCGAGGCCCGGCAGAAGCTGCAGCAAGCGGTGGAGTGGATGTTCCCTATGACGGTCGAGTGGTTCGGCCTCCCCGACGACCTGAAGCGGCACAGTGACCAGCTCGACTACCGGCTGAAGGGCCTGACCAACGACCAGCTCCGCCAGGTCTGGATGTCGGCCACCGTCCCGCTCTGCGAGTCGCTCGGCCTCGAGGTGCCGGCTCACTACGACGAGGCGCGCGGCGAATACGTCCTCGACTACCCCTTCCCCTGCCAGTACGATGCGGCGGCCAAGCGCTGGCTCTTCGAG is part of the Gemmatimonadota bacterium genome and harbors:
- a CDS encoding phenylacetate-CoA oxygenase subunit PaaI; translation: MSRFTEEELKQKVREGYILESPEEMTEGYRRAIITQLTVQGDTELISAPAYWMAAQDAPSINTQVSVVAIIQDELAHANIAYRILEDMGLDKEQLLYGREPHEFKHPYGFDQPLENWAEMVVANGFFDRAGFTLLSDVHENTSYGPLKRALVKVDLEENFHLRHGENWMKRLVKLGGEARQKLQQAVEWMFPMTVEWFGLPDDLKRHSDQLDYRLKGLTNDQLRQVWMSATVPLCESLGLEVPAHYDEARGEYVLDYPFPCQYDAAAKRWLFEDGQITWDQVFQRWKARGPMNEYYVETVRRSHGSVQKLLEAA